In one Candidatus Fusobacterium pullicola genomic region, the following are encoded:
- a CDS encoding MBL fold metallo-hydrolase, whose protein sequence is MKIFYIYHSGFAVETEKYKLIFDYYMEPKKDSGEFRVKEFIVGEKEVFVFSSHSHRDHFRKEILEWQKINSNIKYILSDDIKEEVDAYFVKEGDKLEVDGVEIKVFGSTDLGVSFFVKCDGKTFFHAGDLNWWAWSDDTLEEETYMRELYYSKMDYIEEVLKEECIDYLFYPVDPRLEKNSFLGIEYFIEKVKVKNIVPMHMWDNYEIIKELKKRVAKNIIEFEKNCEKILEIC, encoded by the coding sequence ATGAAGATTTTCTATATTTATCATAGTGGATTTGCAGTAGAAACTGAGAAGTATAAATTGATTTTTGATTATTATATGGAGCCTAAAAAAGATAGTGGAGAATTTAGAGTAAAGGAATTTATAGTGGGAGAGAAGGAAGTATTTGTTTTTTCATCTCACAGCCATAGAGATCACTTTAGAAAGGAAATTTTAGAGTGGCAGAAAATAAATTCAAATATAAAATATATTTTAAGTGATGATATAAAGGAAGAGGTAGATGCTTACTTTGTAAAAGAGGGAGATAAATTAGAGGTTGATGGAGTGGAAATAAAGGTTTTTGGTTCTACAGATTTAGGAGTATCATTTTTTGTAAAATGTGATGGGAAAACTTTTTTCCACGCAGGGGATCTGAATTGGTGGGCTTGGTCTGATGATACTTTAGAGGAAGAGACATATATGAGAGAATTGTATTATAGCAAAATGGACTATATAGAGGAAGTTTTAAAGGAGGAGTGCATAGATTACCTATTCTATCCAGTTGATCCAAGATTAGAGAAAAATAGTTTTTTAGGAATTGAGTATTTTATAGAAAAGGTTAAAGTAAAAAATATAGTTCCTATGCATATGTGGGATAACTATGAAATCATAAAAGAGTTAAAAAAGAGAGTAGCTAAAAATATAATAGAGTTTGAAAAAAATTGTGAGAAAATATTAGAGATATGTTAA